One Roseomonas gilardii subsp. gilardii genomic region harbors:
- a CDS encoding glycosyltransferase, with translation MAGAAKGGAETFYERLCLGLHDSGEEVLPVIRREPAREARLREGGLAPVTLGFGGPLDLLTGPRLRAALRRFRPAVTVAWMNRAARFTPKGDWTLVGRLGGYYDLRHYRRCDHLVANTRDLVAWITRQGWAPGRVHHLPNFVPDLSGAMPATLPAPPGKRRLLAMGRLHRNKGFDVLLRALADLPEAHLSLAGEGPERATLEGLARELGLGDRLSFLGWRTETGALLAGAEVFVCPSRHEPLGNVVLEAFSAARPVVAAAAQGPREVIREGETGLLVPLEEPAPLAAAIRRVLDDPALAERLAGAGRRDFEAEHAAAPVLARWQGFLRAVAPSEAGSPGREAG, from the coding sequence ATGGCCGGTGCCGCCAAGGGGGGCGCCGAGACCTTCTACGAGCGGCTCTGCCTCGGACTGCATGACAGCGGCGAGGAGGTCCTGCCGGTGATCCGGCGCGAGCCGGCGCGCGAGGCTCGGCTGCGGGAGGGGGGCCTCGCCCCCGTCACGCTGGGCTTTGGCGGTCCGCTCGACCTGCTGACCGGGCCGCGCCTGCGCGCCGCGCTGCGGCGCTTCCGCCCTGCCGTGACGGTGGCCTGGATGAACCGCGCCGCGCGCTTCACGCCGAAGGGCGACTGGACCCTGGTGGGGCGGCTGGGCGGCTATTACGACCTGCGGCACTACCGGCGCTGCGACCATCTGGTGGCCAATACGCGTGACCTCGTCGCCTGGATCACCCGGCAAGGCTGGGCCCCCGGGCGCGTGCACCACCTGCCGAACTTCGTGCCGGACCTGTCCGGCGCCATGCCCGCCACGCTGCCCGCCCCGCCCGGGAAGCGGCGGCTGCTCGCCATGGGCCGTCTGCACCGCAACAAAGGCTTCGACGTGCTGCTGCGCGCCTTGGCGGACCTGCCGGAGGCGCATCTCTCCCTGGCCGGCGAAGGCCCGGAGCGCGCCACGCTGGAAGGGCTGGCGCGGGAGCTGGGCCTCGGCGACCGGCTCTCCTTCCTGGGATGGCGCACCGAGACCGGGGCACTGCTGGCGGGGGCGGAGGTCTTCGTCTGCCCCTCCCGGCACGAGCCGCTGGGCAATGTGGTGCTGGAAGCTTTCTCTGCCGCGCGCCCCGTCGTGGCCGCCGCAGCCCAGGGACCCAGGGAGGTGATCCGCGAGGGCGAGACCGGGCTGCTGGTGCCGTTGGAGGAGCCCGCCCCCCTGGCGGCCGCGATCCGCCGCGTGCTGGACGACCCGGCCCTGGCGGAACGCCTCGCCGGCGCCGGGCGGCGGGATTTCGAGGCCGAGCACGCGGCGGCGCCGGTCCTGGCGCGATGGCAGGGCTTCCTGCGCGCCGTGGCGCCATCGGAGGCCGGTTCCCCTGGCCGGGAGGCGGGCTGA